The Vibrio cyclitrophicus sequence TGATATGCCGATGACTGAGCTGATTGAGACTCAATGCTTACAAGGTAAACAACTGCTGCTTATCGAGCCAAACATGCAAGCGGCATCGATTACTCAGCAAATTCTAACCCAAGAAGGCTTAGTGGTAACGTATCGTTCGGTTATGCCAGACGAGACGACCTCGTATGACTACGTTCTGCTTAACCTAGCCGCGAACCAAGAGTATCAATTTGATACCGTGAGTGGTTGGGCTATCGGTGCGAAGAAGATTGCTCAAAACGTGATTATTGGTACACCAAGTACCGAGCTAGCGCTGGGTGAACAACTGATGAAAGAGGTCGATGTTCAGTGCATCACTAAGCCGCTTTCTCGTAAGAAATTACTGCAAACTCTAGTATCAAATCAAGCACCAACCTTGATTGCACCAGCGATTGAAACACACTCAGAAGAGAAGCTTCCACTTACGGTATTGGCGGTCGACGACAACCCAGCCAACCTTAAACTGATCACAGCTCTGCTCAAAGAACGTGTAGAAACCGTCATCAGTTGTACCAGTGGGCAACAGGCGATAGACAAAGCAACAGAGACACCATTTGATATCGTATTTATGGATATTCAAATGCCACAAATGGATGGTGTGACCGCTTGCCAGAACATCAAGAAGCTGGCGAACAATGCGAATACACCTGTGATTGCCGTTACCGCGCATGCAATGATTGGCGAACGTGATCGACTGCTTGAAGCGGGTATGGATGACTATCTAACGAAGCCTATTGAGGAGCATGTTTTACAACAGGTTCTTATTCACTGGAGTCCAACCTCTGAGGTTGAGCACATCGAAAAAATAGATCCAGACCACCCTGCTGTCTCAGCTGAAGTCGACAACGGTCCAATATCAGAAACTGAAGCCAGCGTGCACAAAAACATCATCATTGATTGGCAAGCTGCGCTGAAACAAGCTGCCAATAAAGAAGACCTCGCACGCGATATGCTGAAAATGCTCGTAGACTTTATTCCAGAGGTTTATGAAGCAGCAGACAAAGCGATAGAAGACAGTGACTATCCAGTTGAAGAGCTGATACACATCATCCACAAGATGCACGGCAGCAGCTCGTACAGCGGCGTACCAAGGCTAAAATCGGTATGTGCGACGATAGAGAAAGAGCTGCGTTCTGGTACTTCTGTTGAAGACATTGAACCTGAGCTTTTCGAGCTTCAAGATGAATTAGATAAGGTTCAAGCAACCGCGATTCATTATTTGAAACCCGCGAAGACCTAGCGAGTACTTGTTACTCACCAATATTCGTTAGACGGTTTATCCGCCAATAAAAAAGCAGAGCTCATGAGCTCTGCTTTTTCTGTCTAGAGCATAGAGCACTAGATATAAAGTAGCGATAATCTGTTTACGATTCGAGTAACACAGTTGCCACGGCGTAGTGGCGCTCATCCGAGATAGTCAGATGAATCGATGTTGTGCCATTTGCCTCTGCGATTTCACGCGCTTTTTTATGCAGGCTCAAAACTGGCTTGCCATGTTCATCGTTTGAAATCTCAAAGTCGTGGAAGGTCACACCCAGAGCGATACCGGTGCCTAACGCCTTAGATGCCGCTTCTTTTGCAGCAAAACGTTTTGCAAGGTAACGTCCTTTTTGCTTAAGTTGCTGGAATACTTCAAATTCAGAATCCGTCAAAATACGCTGAGCAAAAGCGTCACCACTTCGTGACAATGCCTTTTCAACACGTTCTATTTCTGCGATATCTGTACCTAATCCAACAACTGCCATGTTTCCTCTACAACTTAACTTCTATCTAACGATTCTACTAATTCGTCGCTTACGACTTAACGCTTACTGTTTAGAAAATTAAGCGTTGTTGCGTGCTGTTTCCATGATTGCTTTCATGTCTGCAACGGCTTTGTTTAAGCCATCAAACACTGCGCGCCCCATGATCGAGTGACCGATGTTCAGCTCGTAGATCTCTGGAAGTGCCGCAATTGGAGCAACGTTGTGGTACGTCAGGCCATGACCCGCGTTGACTGTGATACCAAGATCATCTGCATAGCTCGCGCCCGCTGCGATCTTCTTCAGCTCGTCTTGTTGATCTTCTTCAGTCTTAGCATCAGCATAGTGACCCGTGTGCAGTTCAATGAACGGTGCGCCACACGCTTTTGCTGCGTCGATTTGCTCACGGTCAGCATCGATAAACAGAGATACTTTGATACCTGCTGCAGACAGTTTTTCCGTCGCCGCTTTGATCTTTTCAAGTTGACCAACCACGTCCAAGCCACCTTCAGTGGTCAGCTCTTCACGCTTCTCTGGAACAAGACAAACAAACTCAGGATTAGTATCGAGGGCAATTTGAACCATCTCGTCCGTTACTGCCATCTCCAAATTCATACGAGTTTGAAGTGTCTCAGCCAGAATACGTACATCGCGATCAACGATATGACGACGGTCTTCACGCAGGTGAACTGTAATGCCGTCAGCACCCGCACGTTCAGCAATTTCAGCTGCGTGTACTGGATCTGGGTATTTAGTACCACGTGCATTACGTAGTGTTGCAATATGGTCGATATTAACGCCTAAAAGGATTGAGCTCATTTTTCAATACTCCGTGCTCTAGAGAGGGCTATTGTTGGCATAAATAGCTCTCTACTTTTTAATGGTTTGCCGCCAAGATACGGCTTTAAGGCTATGCGTGTAAAGCGTTTTGCCGCTTTTAACTGCTCTTTAGTGATAAACCTACGTTCACTGATTGCGATAAGTTCATCGCCCATAAAAGTCAGGTTGTCTCGACGCACCGAAGCAATGAAACCTTTCTGCTCTCGATAGCGATAAGTCATGCTCGGATCAATCGCTTCGCCAGTGCCCGCGCAGTGTAAAAAGTCGACGCCATAACCCATAGCGGATAATAGAGCCAGCTCAAAGCGACGTAGCGCTGGCTCAGGATTCTCATTATGAGCGAGTTCTGTTAAGGCATGAAGATAGTCGTGAAAAAATGCGGGCATGGCCACTTCGGCCATCAACACTCGCCCAACTAACTCGTTGACGTACATTGCTGAATACAGATTGATACCGGCAAGAGGAAGCCCCAAGCTGATCGGTTCAGCTTGGCGCAACGTTTTCATTGAACCATTGCCAGACCACTTAAGCAGCAGAGGCGTAAAAGGTTGCAATGCACCTTTCAAATTAGAACGCTTACTCCGCGCACCTTTAGACATCAACGTCACCCGACCGTACTCTTCACTGAAGACGTCCAGAATCAGGCTCGACTCACTGTATGGTCGACGGTGCAACACAAAGCATCGCTGTAACCCTTCGCTCAATAACTTACCCTTCTTACAGATACAAAAAGAGAGAGTTCGCACTCTCTCTTGTATTTATATTCAATTCAACTTTCTTAATATCAGAAAGTGACGTTCATATATTATAGATCGTCGATGTAGCCTAACGAGCGAAGTGCACGCTCATCGTCAGCCCAACCAGACTTAACTTTAACCCAAGTCTCTAGGTAAACCTTACGACCGAATAGTTCTTCCATATCGATACGCGCTTCACGACCAATCGTTTTGATCTTCTCGCCCGCTTTACCAATTACCATCTTCTTCTGACCAGTACGTTCAACAAGAATCAAAGCATTGATGTGGAAACCATCGTTATCAGGGTTGTAATCAAAACGCTCGATTTCAACCGTTACAGAGTAAGGTAGCTCTTCGCCTGTGAATCGCATTAGTTTTTCACGGATGATTTCAGAGGCCATAAAGCGCTGTGAACGATCCGTTACGTACTCTTCAGGGAAGTGGTGCGTCGCTTTTGGTAAAGAGTTACGAACGTGCTTACGCAGTACATCGATATTCTTACCTTGTTTCGCCGAGATTGGCACAACATCAAGGAAGTCCATCTTCTTAGACACTTCCATCATGTGTTGCATCACGTCGGTACGGTCTTGAACGTTGTCTACCTTGTTAATACAAAGGACTACTGGGAAATCTGTTTTTCTCAGCTTGTTCAGTACCATTTCATCGTCGTCAGTCCAGTGAGTACCGTCAACAAGGAAAAATACTAGGTTCACATCGCTCAGTGAGCTGTTCGCCGCACGGTTCATCAAACGGTTGATTGCACGCTTTTCTTCGATGTGAAGTCCAGGAGTATCAACGTAGATCGCTTGGTAATCACCTTCAGTTTCTACGCCCATAATACGGTGGCGTGTCGTCTGAGGTTTACGTGATGTGATCGAGATTTTCTGACCCAAAATATGGTTCAGAAGCGTCGATTTACCTACGTTTGGTCGACCGACAATAGCGATGAAGCCACAGTGTTGGTTTTCCGGTAGGCCCGTTTTTTTGCTATCAGATGAAAAGAATGCATCGATATCGAAATCTTGGTTGTTATCAGACATTGCTTAGTTGCTCTAATGCTGTTTCAGCAGCCGCTTGTTCTGCCTTGCGGCGGCTAGTGCCTTTACCGATAACAGGTTTATCCACACCTGCCACTTCACACTCAACCGTAAACTCTTGGTTGTGTGCTTCACCTTTAATATTAGTCACTGTGTAGACAGGTAGAGGATTTCTTCGACCTTGCAAAAACTCTTGTAGGCGAGTTTTCGGATCTTTTTGAGATACTCCAGGCTGAATAGCATCTAGGCGAGATTGGTACCAGCTTAAAATAATGCGGCGAACAACTTCGGTATCACTATCTAAATAGACAGCACCGATAATCGCTTCCACTGCATCCGCTAGAATAGAATCACGACGGAAACCGCCACTCTTCAACTCACCTGGACCTAATTTTAAGTAATCTCCTAGTTCGAATTCACGACCTAGTTCTGCCAATGTATGACCACGTACCAATGTTGCACGCATGCGGCTCATATCACCTTCGTTTACCTTAGGAAAACGGTGGTAAAGATCATCAGCGATAACAAAACTTAAAATTGAATCGCCCAGAAACTCAAGACGTTCGTTATGTTTACCTGCGGCGCTGCGGTGAGTCAGCGCCAAGTGGATAAGATCGGCATCATTAAACTGATAGCCAATCTTTCTCTCTAGTTTATCAATTGGAGAATTCATGCTCTCTCGATGTGTTATGTGATCGATTAATGAATCCCACCGATGCGATTAAAACGCACACCAGTAGGAATCCATGTTGGAAGTATACTGTCTGAACCACGTTCGAATTCGAAGCTGATCCAAATAGCAACGGCCTTACCAACAAGGTTTGCTTCAGGGACAAAGCCCCAGTAACGGCTATCGGCACTGTTGTCACGGTTATCACCCATCACAAAGTACTGGCCTTCTGGAACGACCCACTCGTTAACACCATTGCGAGGCTGGTATGCTTGCACACGATCACGACGTAATGGGTTAACTAAAATTTGG is a genomic window containing:
- the pdxJ gene encoding pyridoxine 5'-phosphate synthase, producing the protein MSSILLGVNIDHIATLRNARGTKYPDPVHAAEIAERAGADGITVHLREDRRHIVDRDVRILAETLQTRMNLEMAVTDEMVQIALDTNPEFVCLVPEKREELTTEGGLDVVGQLEKIKAATEKLSAAGIKVSLFIDADREQIDAAKACGAPFIELHTGHYADAKTEEDQQDELKKIAAGASYADDLGITVNAGHGLTYHNVAPIAALPEIYELNIGHSIMGRAVFDGLNKAVADMKAIMETARNNA
- the era gene encoding GTPase Era, yielding MSDNNQDFDIDAFFSSDSKKTGLPENQHCGFIAIVGRPNVGKSTLLNHILGQKISITSRKPQTTRHRIMGVETEGDYQAIYVDTPGLHIEEKRAINRLMNRAANSSLSDVNLVFFLVDGTHWTDDDEMVLNKLRKTDFPVVLCINKVDNVQDRTDVMQHMMEVSKKMDFLDVVPISAKQGKNIDVLRKHVRNSLPKATHHFPEEYVTDRSQRFMASEIIREKLMRFTGEELPYSVTVEIERFDYNPDNDGFHINALILVERTGQKKMVIGKAGEKIKTIGREARIDMEELFGRKVYLETWVKVKSGWADDERALRSLGYIDDL
- a CDS encoding holo-ACP synthase, encoding MAVVGLGTDIAEIERVEKALSRSGDAFAQRILTDSEFEVFQQLKQKGRYLAKRFAAKEAASKALGTGIALGVTFHDFEISNDEHGKPVLSLHKKAREIAEANGTTSIHLTISDERHYAVATVLLES
- the rnc gene encoding ribonuclease III produces the protein MNSPIDKLERKIGYQFNDADLIHLALTHRSAAGKHNERLEFLGDSILSFVIADDLYHRFPKVNEGDMSRMRATLVRGHTLAELGREFELGDYLKLGPGELKSGGFRRDSILADAVEAIIGAVYLDSDTEVVRRIILSWYQSRLDAIQPGVSQKDPKTRLQEFLQGRRNPLPVYTVTNIKGEAHNQEFTVECEVAGVDKPVIGKGTSRRKAEQAAAETALEQLSNV
- the recO gene encoding DNA repair protein RecO; translation: MSEGLQRCFVLHRRPYSESSLILDVFSEEYGRVTLMSKGARSKRSNLKGALQPFTPLLLKWSGNGSMKTLRQAEPISLGLPLAGINLYSAMYVNELVGRVLMAEVAMPAFFHDYLHALTELAHNENPEPALRRFELALLSAMGYGVDFLHCAGTGEAIDPSMTYRYREQKGFIASVRRDNLTFMGDELIAISERRFITKEQLKAAKRFTRIALKPYLGGKPLKSRELFMPTIALSRARSIEK